In one window of Paenibacillus antri DNA:
- a CDS encoding cupredoxin domain-containing protein produces MSVWYALTLGVLCIWTIGFIVFFRKRLSCMAGMMAAMALGMMVGLGFGVLVASWMPGQLFQSTVLGMLIGGLIGAFAGLPISIMAVLDGLLSGIMGGMMGTMLISMIPSSYSIPTLKIVALLCCGVIFLVLLMLQGEIKPDYLKTHSWLFSKPAPMFAVIVVLLTVSNLSSVPQSTMGVGEHAHQDPIAQHLQTPDLNQKIVIVAKEFTFSLQNLSVIAGEPFQLILQNTGEVEHDFEIVGTNVHIHAGPDKIASQIVTLNKPGTYQAICTLPGHQEAGMVAVVHVNPR; encoded by the coding sequence ATGAGTGTATGGTACGCTTTAACGTTAGGGGTTCTTTGTATATGGACTATCGGATTTATTGTTTTTTTCCGAAAACGACTCTCTTGTATGGCGGGAATGATGGCTGCGATGGCACTTGGCATGATGGTAGGACTAGGGTTCGGCGTGCTAGTGGCAAGTTGGATGCCCGGACAATTATTTCAATCTACTGTTCTAGGAATGCTGATTGGCGGACTTATTGGTGCCTTTGCGGGGTTACCCATAAGCATAATGGCTGTTCTTGACGGTTTACTTTCAGGAATTATGGGTGGAATGATGGGGACGATGCTCATCTCAATGATTCCAAGTTCCTATAGCATTCCGACATTAAAGATCGTGGCATTGTTGTGTTGTGGCGTTATCTTTTTAGTATTGCTTATGCTTCAGGGGGAAATAAAACCTGATTATCTAAAGACACATTCTTGGCTGTTCTCCAAGCCCGCTCCGATGTTCGCTGTTATTGTTGTATTACTTACGGTCAGCAATTTATCATCAGTACCACAAAGTACTATGGGGGTGGGTGAACATGCTCATCAAGATCCAATAGCACAGCACCTCCAGACCCCCGACCTCAATCAAAAAATAGTTATCGTGGCAAAGGAGTTTACATTTTCTTTGCAAAATCTGAGCGTAATTGCAGGAGAACCTTTTCAACTTATTTTGCAAAATACTGGTGAAGTTGAGCACGATTTTGAAATTGTTGGGACTAACGTCCATATTCATGCGGGACCCGATAAAATCGCAAGTCAAATCGTAACCTTGAACAAACCTGGTACATATCAGGCGATTTGCACTTTGCCAGGGCATCAGGAAGCAGGCATGGTTGCGGTTGTCCATGTCAACCCCCGTTAG
- the motB gene encoding flagellar motor protein MotB, whose translation MRKERHKHDHEEHMDESWLIPYADLLTLLLAMFIVLFASSQIDQKKFDEIRKSFQAALSGGPSFFQNMSPVPPNTEVGVEREGAAEEKEQSTDEQMRQKESVQLLELKRQIDQYIEENGMTTRIETQLDQYQLRITISDNTLFASGSAQLNPESRQLAGTISILLEQHPDYEVIVAGHTDNVPIKTSNFPSNFHLSSDRALAFMSVLLENPDVGKERFSIIGYGENKPVATNDTPEGRAQNRRVEVSIIRNVQ comes from the coding sequence GTGCGCAAAGAGCGGCACAAGCATGATCATGAAGAGCATATGGACGAATCTTGGCTTATCCCGTATGCCGATTTGCTGACACTCCTGTTGGCGATGTTCATCGTACTGTTCGCATCGAGTCAGATCGACCAGAAGAAATTTGATGAAATCAGAAAGTCGTTTCAAGCCGCGCTTAGCGGCGGGCCGAGCTTCTTCCAGAACATGTCCCCCGTTCCCCCCAACACAGAGGTCGGCGTGGAACGAGAGGGTGCCGCAGAGGAGAAGGAACAATCTACTGATGAACAGATGCGCCAAAAAGAAAGCGTGCAGCTACTGGAGTTGAAGCGCCAAATCGATCAATATATTGAGGAGAACGGTATGACGACTCGGATTGAGACCCAGCTTGACCAATATCAGCTTAGGATCACAATTAGTGATAACACGCTGTTCGCTTCCGGCAGCGCGCAATTGAATCCAGAATCGCGCCAGTTGGCCGGCACAATCTCAATACTCTTAGAACAACACCCGGATTATGAGGTCATTGTCGCAGGTCATACCGATAACGTACCCATCAAGACGTCGAACTTCCCTTCCAACTTCCATCTTAGTTCCGATCGAGCGCTTGCGTTTATGTCAGTGCTTTTAGAAAATCCTGATGTCGGTAAGGAGCGCTTCTCAATTATCGGATACGGGGAGAACAAGCCTGTAGCCACTAACGACACGCCGGAAGGCCGTGCGCAGAACCGTCGCGTTGAGGTATCCATCATACGCAACGTTCAATAA
- a CDS encoding DUF2269 domain-containing protein: MKPGLRKLALTAHITFSVGWIGGVVAYLALVVTTQTSQDAQTVRAAFIAMEPIARFALVPLSAASLVTGLIMSLGTPWGLFRHYWVITKLMLTVVAFKVLLSQLEPISYLASAAADPTTDLGRLGGWGQFLHPGGGLLLLLVIMTLSTYKPRGMTRYGWRKQQEQRKG, from the coding sequence ATGAAGCCCGGTCTGCGTAAGCTCGCACTCACCGCGCATATTACCTTCTCGGTCGGCTGGATCGGCGGGGTCGTGGCATACCTAGCGCTTGTTGTTACAACTCAGACCAGCCAAGATGCACAAACGGTGCGCGCCGCCTTTATCGCGATGGAGCCTATCGCCAGGTTCGCCCTCGTGCCGTTGTCTGCTGCCTCGCTGGTAACTGGTCTAATCATGTCTCTTGGTACCCCATGGGGCTTATTCCGACACTATTGGGTCATAACGAAACTCATGCTGACAGTTGTTGCCTTCAAAGTTTTGCTATCGCAATTAGAACCAATAAGCTACCTGGCAAGCGCAGCGGCTGATCCCACCACTGATCTCGGCAGGCTGGGGGGCTGGGGTCAATTCCTTCACCCTGGGGGTGGCCTGTTGTTGTTGCTTGTGATTATGACACTGTCGACGTACAAGCCGCGGGGAATGACCCGGTACGGGTGGCGTAAACAGCAGGAGCAGCGTAAGGGTTAA
- a CDS encoding HAMP domain-containing sensor histidine kinase, with translation MKLKIKLPLLFVIMFILMLALIAVFFVFYVGHMLHGNMFGPLHFKMLLFLSVLLGLMFVALIIYFHFNITKPIQILNLRLIKVKIGNSRTSLQSRRKDEIGQLYNHFNEMEERLYQAHREQVDMIAAIAHDLKTPLTSITGFVELLSMQKNLTDKEIQEYYELIIKKTKHMVEMINAFSAFTKDELMLEKIDLKPLETRRFFENIADEYETELSGFDYKLTWKHSFAPNQFILINEHMIRRVFGNLFSNAVRYGRKKELNVYFTGYVSGNHSYFQVEDDGTGVPDQELSSLFHKLFTVDKSRQINHGGSGLGLASCKSIIEHHGGEISAFRSDYGGLGIRFTLPLSV, from the coding sequence ATGAAGCTGAAAATCAAGCTTCCTTTACTTTTTGTAATTATGTTTATACTGATGCTTGCACTGATCGCCGTTTTCTTCGTTTTCTATGTAGGACATATGCTGCATGGAAATATGTTTGGTCCGCTTCATTTCAAGATGCTTTTATTTTTAAGTGTACTATTGGGCTTGATGTTCGTTGCATTAATCATATATTTTCATTTTAACATTACGAAACCGATTCAGATCCTTAATTTGAGGCTGATAAAAGTAAAGATCGGGAATTCTCGGACCTCCTTGCAATCAAGAAGGAAGGACGAAATTGGTCAATTGTACAATCATTTCAATGAGATGGAAGAAAGGCTTTATCAGGCACATAGGGAACAGGTTGATATGATTGCAGCCATCGCTCACGATTTGAAGACTCCATTGACGTCTATTACAGGCTTTGTGGAGCTGCTATCCATGCAGAAGAACCTAACCGATAAGGAAATACAGGAATATTATGAACTTATCATCAAAAAAACAAAGCATATGGTAGAGATGATCAATGCTTTTAGTGCGTTTACTAAGGACGAGCTTATGCTTGAAAAGATTGATTTGAAGCCGTTGGAAACACGTAGATTTTTTGAAAATATTGCTGATGAATATGAAACTGAATTATCAGGATTCGATTATAAGCTTACTTGGAAGCATTCCTTCGCTCCGAATCAGTTCATTTTGATAAATGAACATATGATACGTCGCGTGTTTGGGAATCTTTTCAGCAATGCTGTGAGATATGGCAGGAAGAAGGAGCTTAACGTTTATTTCACCGGCTATGTTTCGGGCAATCATTCCTATTTTCAGGTAGAGGACGACGGCACGGGAGTGCCGGATCAGGAACTATCTTCTTTGTTTCATAAATTATTTACGGTGGATAAGTCCAGACAAATTAATCATGGCGGTTCAGGACTTGGTCTCGCAAGCTGTAAATCGATTATTGAACATCATGGCGGCGAAATTAGCGCATTTCGTTCAGACTACGGGGGATTGGGAATCCGGTTCACCCTTCCACTTTCGGTATAG
- a CDS encoding response regulator transcription factor: MDKTVLVADDDRDIVKLITESLKFEQFHAIPAYSGEEVLRIMKEKKIDFVVLDIMMPEMNGLEVCRNIRSEYNIPILLLSARDRDIDKIIGLEIGADDYMTKPFSIHELTSRIKAHFRKVDRLYKEWNALKQEKDTNTQAPSSPLVLNEKTFEVYVDNQKLELSAKEFLILSFLKNHPNHVLTRDQIYENVWGDEYGELNTVTVHIKNIRKKLGVKYDFIKTVWGVGYKYTEGNE; this comes from the coding sequence ATGGATAAGACGGTTTTGGTTGCCGATGACGACCGAGATATCGTGAAGCTAATCACTGAAAGTTTAAAGTTCGAACAATTTCATGCGATACCTGCTTATTCAGGAGAAGAAGTTTTACGTATCATGAAAGAAAAAAAGATTGATTTTGTTGTTCTTGATATTATGATGCCGGAAATGAACGGTTTGGAAGTTTGCAGGAATATCAGAAGCGAGTACAACATCCCTATTCTGTTGCTAAGCGCTCGAGACAGGGACATAGACAAGATTATCGGACTGGAAATAGGCGCTGACGATTATATGACCAAGCCCTTTAGCATTCATGAACTCACCTCGCGGATCAAAGCTCATTTTAGAAAGGTGGACCGCTTGTATAAGGAATGGAATGCTCTCAAGCAGGAAAAGGATACGAATACTCAAGCTCCAAGTTCACCGCTTGTCTTAAATGAAAAGACGTTTGAAGTTTACGTAGATAATCAAAAATTGGAATTGTCGGCGAAAGAATTTCTGATTTTATCTTTTCTGAAGAATCATCCGAATCACGTATTAACCCGAGACCAAATATACGAGAACGTTTGGGGGGACGAATACGGAGAATTAAACACTGTCACGGTGCATATCAAGAATATCCGAAAAAAGCTAGGCGTGAAGTACGATTTTATTAAAACAGTCTGGGGTGTCGGATACAAATATACTGAAGGGAACGAATAA
- a CDS encoding C40 family peptidase, producing MDWTREEENKENKWGATKMGSSQIRIVKLLTAGAILLTSCNENGAQEPSTNANDMKNRSNVQTQNVNNAGATISTTTQQNEEYVELQELISVLGYQMANKNGKYSIGDTGVEYEIQMDQVQALKQGEPFSLSDAPKMIEGKPYLPITAVSDLFGEDMSYKFMDGQIQIAPVGEEGFEENADVPLYGDVYEFADDPTDPLRNVDFMDDAGVTDGNIQAQALKNISVNNMLRTARRYLGVRYVFGSEYPDDRTFDCSSYTQYVFAQHGIKLPRTARAQGKVGKTVSRRSLRKGDLLFFHIPGRFKSKNIPGHVGIYIGNGRMIHALNEPKDGVQYRSINIPFWRKNFLWAKRVAY from the coding sequence ATGGATTGGACAAGGGAAGAAGAAAATAAGGAAAACAAATGGGGGGCAACAAAAATGGGATCCAGTCAAATACGGATTGTTAAATTGCTGACCGCTGGTGCGATCTTACTGACTAGCTGTAATGAGAACGGGGCGCAAGAACCTTCGACAAACGCCAATGACATGAAAAATCGGTCCAACGTTCAAACACAGAATGTCAATAACGCAGGAGCTACCATTTCGACAACCACACAACAAAACGAGGAGTATGTTGAACTTCAGGAATTGATATCTGTTCTGGGTTATCAAATGGCCAACAAAAATGGGAAGTACTCCATCGGGGATACGGGTGTAGAGTACGAAATACAAATGGATCAGGTACAAGCCCTGAAACAAGGGGAACCCTTTTCGTTAAGCGATGCTCCGAAGATGATCGAGGGAAAGCCGTACCTCCCCATTACTGCAGTCAGCGACCTTTTTGGTGAAGATATGTCCTATAAGTTTATGGATGGACAGATACAAATTGCACCTGTAGGGGAAGAGGGCTTCGAAGAAAACGCAGATGTTCCCTTGTACGGTGATGTTTACGAATTTGCGGATGATCCCACAGACCCGCTGAGAAATGTCGATTTCATGGACGATGCTGGCGTCACAGACGGAAATATACAAGCTCAGGCGTTAAAGAATATTAGCGTCAACAATATGCTTCGTACAGCGAGGAGATACCTTGGGGTGAGATACGTTTTCGGAAGTGAATATCCGGACGATCGTACTTTTGATTGTTCGTCATACACCCAGTATGTGTTTGCCCAACATGGGATTAAACTCCCCCGCACAGCTCGTGCCCAAGGGAAGGTGGGGAAAACCGTTAGCAGGAGATCGCTTCGTAAAGGAGATTTATTGTTCTTCCATATCCCAGGCCGATTTAAGTCTAAAAACATTCCTGGTCATGTTGGGATATACATAGGGAACGGAAGGATGATCCATGCGTTGAATGAGCCGAAGGACGGAGTTCAATACAGAAGTATTAACATCCCATTTTGGAGAAAGAACTTCCTTTGGGCCAAACGAGTTGCATACTAA
- a CDS encoding helix-turn-helix domain-containing protein: protein MPENVLVLLGKRIRDLRKEQGLSQEQLAELSGFHYTYIGAVERAEKNITVMNVSKIAAALAVSVSDLFSYSKISDTTQNKSRDIEDIVQLLLKSDHQRVRKIKNVILQILDED from the coding sequence ATGCCAGAAAATGTACTCGTTTTATTAGGCAAACGCATACGCGATCTAAGGAAAGAACAAGGGTTGTCCCAAGAACAACTTGCCGAACTCTCAGGCTTTCATTACACCTATATTGGTGCAGTCGAACGTGCAGAAAAGAATATAACTGTAATGAACGTATCTAAGATTGCTGCAGCATTAGCTGTGAGTGTTTCCGACTTGTTTTCGTACTCGAAAATAAGTGACACGACACAGAACAAGTCAAGAGATATCGAGGACATCGTTCAGTTACTTCTAAAATCCGATCACCAGCGAGTACGTAAAATCAAAAACGTTATTCTTCAGATCCTTGACGAAGATTAA
- a CDS encoding non-homologous end joining protein Ku, whose translation MHTIWKGTINIGLVQIPVKLYSTTDEKDITFQQLHKECGTPVQSIRTCPSCKTEVKWDDIEKGFEYDLGRYVLFGKDELDVIAGEKIKEAKVHEFVNLGDINPVYFQKSYYVGPDVLGGDAYKLLVQALNGTRKAAVCTITIRSRGSVALIQALQNGLVLTTAYYSDEVRQIEHVPNLENNKEVSEDQLKLANLLIKQMSRSFDLSKFKDEYRLRLQNAIQQKVAGQQVVFVESKSSTEKILDLVQALKASIQENEKKTEKPKKRKKTAS comes from the coding sequence ATGCACACGATTTGGAAGGGAACGATTAATATCGGTCTGGTTCAGATACCAGTCAAGTTATACTCGACAACAGATGAAAAAGACATCACATTTCAACAATTGCATAAAGAATGTGGAACACCAGTCCAGAGCATTAGAACATGCCCTTCGTGCAAGACAGAAGTGAAATGGGATGATATCGAAAAGGGATTCGAATATGATCTTGGTCGATATGTGTTGTTCGGGAAAGATGAATTGGATGTTATTGCCGGCGAGAAGATCAAAGAAGCCAAGGTTCACGAATTCGTAAACCTAGGGGACATTAATCCAGTCTACTTTCAAAAGTCATATTATGTTGGCCCGGATGTACTTGGAGGGGACGCATATAAGCTTCTCGTACAAGCTCTTAATGGGACGAGGAAAGCAGCTGTGTGCACTATCACGATCCGCTCGAGAGGCAGTGTGGCACTTATCCAGGCGCTTCAAAACGGGTTGGTCCTGACGACAGCATATTACTCCGATGAGGTTCGTCAGATTGAGCATGTACCTAACCTAGAGAACAATAAAGAGGTAAGCGAGGATCAGTTGAAGTTGGCTAACTTGCTCATTAAACAGATGAGCAGATCTTTTGACCTTTCTAAGTTCAAAGACGAATACCGATTAAGACTACAAAATGCGATCCAGCAGAAGGTGGCCGGTCAACAAGTGGTGTTCGTGGAATCGAAATCAAGTACTGAAAAGATTTTGGATCTGGTTCAAGCTCTAAAAGCGAGTATTCAGGAGAACGAGAAGAAGACGGAGAAGCCAAAAAAAAGAAAAAAGACAGCGTCTTAA
- a CDS encoding TniQ family protein: MVEKKSYPKKPLMMKDESLSSYLIRVAYHNHCLTRDIFSSVRIKQDAPRIRWKIDWEPDSLINMRLLSEYLDVNDRQIYLGTLTPMCAKFLSGNEMDVSTFIGNSVEKINRRFCPYCISNKVAYKLIWQIKKIEICDDHKVRLMDHCQYCFNSIPYISDTLAQGKCPYCNSFLFQNKSEIVGSWDLIEDQLSQYLAWRYLLDPNSNVTFQENNNLKGKNAQGRLLAALILFVLQDKAIKLRRNEIKYSTHYVHGLVNYVKKGKVGGMAVRVTLPLIIDVTLRKKITFEQLLNLDIPNNYVKSIIREGRVKIQCLNPWCKSFKSMDSLHRVYFRAKVCLGEPYYNVHMCEDCGMMFGENINGDWCEVGDMVRVGKKVARLLIDGWDIKGISNELNISTTEVVKKTAFLSKNNVFDDEVVFKLFRRFQEDDDPISKIRVLRTMNRKVWNAKLLYGWDQFEYYYYCYDPKIQFIIHDERLKTKRKQSAKLPPKKVKRKQLDSSEILDLWKKTKEYILKCLKSKEEPGDLRFFKFLGRGRKWLRRYAPEILEWFFQQKLVLVEQLKTDMKMDRQKEMVAALIRQYGIDGCSSIKELITKNGMNERYFKLHGITETLFFVRDNLRNGTISLEWLERTFAVVGAGNWLMHKIQSKGDQFNY, encoded by the coding sequence GTGGTGGAAAAAAAGTCTTACCCCAAAAAACCATTGATGATGAAGGATGAGTCTTTATCGTCTTACTTGATACGTGTTGCTTATCATAACCATTGTTTAACAAGAGATATTTTCTCGTCAGTCAGAATAAAGCAAGATGCCCCCCGTATTCGTTGGAAAATTGATTGGGAACCTGACTCATTAATAAATATGCGTTTGCTGTCTGAGTACCTAGATGTCAATGACAGACAAATATACTTGGGGACGTTAACGCCTATGTGTGCAAAGTTTTTGTCAGGGAACGAGATGGACGTTAGCACATTCATTGGTAATTCCGTTGAAAAAATCAATAGGAGATTTTGCCCATATTGTATTTCTAACAAAGTGGCGTATAAATTGATATGGCAAATAAAGAAGATCGAAATCTGCGATGATCATAAGGTTCGATTAATGGATCATTGTCAGTATTGCTTTAATTCCATCCCATATATTAGCGATACCCTCGCACAAGGGAAATGTCCATATTGCAATTCCTTTCTTTTCCAAAACAAATCTGAAATAGTAGGTAGCTGGGACTTAATTGAAGATCAGTTATCGCAATACCTCGCTTGGCGCTACCTATTGGATCCCAACTCAAATGTAACATTTCAAGAAAATAATAATCTTAAGGGAAAAAATGCTCAGGGGAGATTGCTTGCAGCCTTGATACTTTTTGTGTTGCAAGATAAAGCTATAAAATTAAGAAGGAATGAAATCAAATATTCAACTCATTATGTACATGGATTAGTTAATTATGTAAAAAAGGGTAAGGTAGGGGGGATGGCTGTAAGAGTAACACTCCCCTTAATTATCGATGTGACTCTTCGAAAAAAAATAACCTTCGAACAACTTCTCAATCTTGATATACCCAACAATTACGTGAAAAGCATTATAAGAGAAGGAAGAGTCAAGATTCAATGTTTAAACCCTTGGTGCAAGTCCTTTAAAAGCATGGATAGTTTACACAGAGTTTATTTTCGGGCAAAGGTGTGTTTGGGTGAACCGTATTATAACGTCCATATGTGCGAAGATTGTGGAATGATGTTTGGAGAGAATATAAACGGTGATTGGTGCGAAGTTGGGGATATGGTACGTGTTGGAAAGAAAGTGGCACGACTACTAATAGATGGGTGGGATATTAAGGGAATATCGAACGAGTTAAATATTTCGACCACAGAAGTTGTTAAAAAGACCGCTTTCCTAAGTAAAAATAATGTATTTGATGATGAAGTGGTGTTCAAATTATTTCGGCGATTTCAAGAAGACGATGACCCGATTTCAAAGATTCGTGTGTTGCGAACGATGAATCGAAAAGTTTGGAATGCAAAATTGTTATACGGTTGGGATCAATTCGAGTATTACTATTATTGCTACGATCCTAAAATTCAATTTATCATACATGATGAACGTCTAAAAACGAAAAGAAAGCAGTCGGCAAAGCTCCCCCCAAAAAAAGTGAAGCGAAAACAATTAGATTCTTCTGAAATTTTGGATTTATGGAAGAAAACAAAGGAGTACATATTGAAATGCTTGAAAAGTAAAGAAGAGCCGGGAGATCTAAGGTTTTTTAAATTTTTAGGTAGAGGGAGGAAATGGTTACGAAGATATGCTCCTGAGATTTTAGAATGGTTTTTCCAACAGAAATTGGTTTTAGTGGAGCAACTTAAAACTGACATGAAAATGGATAGGCAAAAAGAAATGGTTGCCGCGTTAATAAGACAATACGGGATAGATGGATGCTCCAGTATTAAGGAATTGATTACCAAGAATGGGATGAATGAAAGATACTTTAAACTACATGGCATTACAGAAACATTATTTTTTGTCAGGGATAACCTGAGAAATGGAACCATTTCCTTGGAGTGGTTAGAGAGAACGTTCGCAGTAGTCGGTGCAGGAAACTGGCTAATGCATAAAATTCAAAGTAAAGGCGATCAATTCAACTATTAG
- a CDS encoding TniB family NTP-binding protein, with product MDNPYKALQKRMLGVYVEHSEVKRIWERLDYNRWLKRNSPVTTTSPICLFIQGKPGSGKTLCVKKYVERNKNYTEQDQEGNKTEIFPVLLITMPMPLTQKELYLNILRALGVPVNPGTRDIGTIKHQAFQLLRDLKVEMLIIDELDYAIKYPDSTRRLIMEHVKDIANTGDICLVCVGTQETEVLRTLNSQHIRRYPKTVLNHFDECDDRFVQFIKEIENQVASPVKLYLSDQEFEYPALIHQLTGGLVGWITPILQEAFRIIGVLDNNFNDFSLLNNLNASILIQARNNVMGEFADEDIKKIFSQS from the coding sequence ATGGATAACCCATATAAAGCCCTTCAGAAAAGAATGCTTGGAGTATATGTCGAGCACTCAGAGGTTAAAAGGATTTGGGAACGATTGGATTATAACCGTTGGTTAAAACGAAATAGCCCGGTTACGACGACTTCTCCTATTTGCCTGTTTATTCAGGGTAAACCAGGTTCAGGGAAAACATTATGTGTAAAAAAATATGTTGAAAGAAATAAAAATTACACCGAGCAAGACCAAGAAGGGAACAAAACTGAAATCTTTCCGGTTCTTTTAATAACTATGCCAATGCCACTGACACAAAAAGAATTATACCTTAATATTTTAAGGGCCTTGGGAGTACCTGTAAATCCTGGAACTCGAGATATTGGAACAATCAAACATCAAGCATTTCAATTACTTCGAGATTTGAAGGTTGAAATGTTAATTATTGATGAACTGGATTATGCAATTAAATACCCTGATAGTACACGGCGACTAATCATGGAACATGTTAAGGATATTGCTAATACAGGTGATATATGTTTGGTGTGCGTTGGTACTCAAGAGACCGAAGTACTACGTACACTAAATTCCCAGCACATTAGAAGATATCCTAAAACGGTATTAAATCATTTTGATGAATGCGACGATCGGTTTGTGCAATTCATTAAGGAAATTGAGAACCAAGTCGCCTCACCAGTGAAACTCTATCTAAGTGACCAAGAGTTTGAATATCCTGCGTTAATACATCAACTTACAGGTGGGCTTGTTGGGTGGATAACTCCGATTCTGCAGGAAGCGTTTCGTATAATAGGTGTCCTAGATAACAATTTCAACGATTTTAGCCTTTTAAACAACTTGAATGCTTCAATACTGATTCAAGCGAGAAATAATGTCATGGGCGAATTTGCCGACGAAGATATTAAAAAAATATTCTCACAATCATAA